Within Actinoplanes sp. L3-i22, the genomic segment CAACGGCGGCCACCCGCCCTGGAGCAGGGTCGCGGTCAGCGTGGTGGTCAGCGAGATGACCGCGCCGACCGACAGGTCGATGCCGCCCGTGATGATCACGAAGGTCATGCCGACCGCGACCACCAGCAGCACCGCGTTGTCCCGGAACAGGTTGACCACGACGCTGGGCTGGTCGAAGTTCCGGTAGTTGCCGACGCCGCCGAGGTACATGGCGACCAGCAGCGCCAGGGTGGCGAGAATCGGGATGTACTTGCTGTTCGGCCGGTAGACGCGGCGACGCGGGTTGATCGCCGGGTGCTTGGTGACCGGCTCGGGGCTCATGACGGTCATGCCGGGACCTCCGTCCGGGCCGAGGCACGGACCTTGAAGCGACCGAAGACCTTCTCCCGGAAGGTCGCGGACTGGGACAGGCAGAGCACGACGACCACGACCGCCTTGAAGAGCAGGGTGGCCTTGGACGGCACGCCGATGCTGACCACGGTGACCTGCAGGGTCTGGATCAGGATCGCGCCGAGCACGGTGCCGAGGATCGAGAACCGGCCGCCGATCAGCGCGGTGCCGCCGATCACCACGGCCAGGATCGCGTCCAGCTCGATCAGGTTGCCGGCGTAGATGCTGTCCGCGCTCTTGATGTTGGCGCTGTAGATCAGGCCGGCGAGCCCGGCGAAGGCGCCGCAGACGACGTACACCATGACGGTGATCCGCTTGGCCCGGATCCCGGCCAGCCGGCTGGCGCTCGGGCTGCCGCCGACCGATTCGAGGAGCAGCCCGAGAGCGGTCCGCCGGGTCAGCACGGTGATCAGGGCGACCGCGGCCATGGCGATCAGGAACGCGACCGGCAGGGTCAGGAAGAAGCCGGTGGCGATGGTCGCGTACGGACCGGACTGCACGTTGATGATCTGTCCGTCGGTGACCAGCTGGGCCAGACCGCGCCCGGCCACCATCAGGATCAGGGTCGCGATGATCGGCTGCACGCCGACGATCGCCACCAGCGCGCCGTTCCACAGTCCGAGCACGGCCGAGACCGCGATCGCGATCGCCATGATCAGCAGCACCGAGCCGACCGCGTTCTGGTTGCCCAGATCCTTGATCAGCAGGCAGGCCACGGCGCCGGAGATCGCCATCACCGAGCCGACCGACAGGTCGATGCCACCGGTCGAGATGACCAGGGTCATGCCGAGCGCGACCAGGATCAGCGGCGCGCTGCCCCGGAGGATGTCGATCAGCGTCCCGAACAGGTGCCCGTCCTGCAGGGTGATGAACTGGTTGGACGTGAACACGTTGACGATCAGCAGCGCCAACAGGATGGCGGCCGGCCAGAACAGCCGGTTCTTGAGGATGGTCATGAGGTTGCTCCGCTGGCGGTCTGGCCACTGGCGATGGTTTGCATGATGCGGTCGGCGTCCACCCCGGCGTTGTTGTCCAGCTCCTCGACCAGGCGCCGGTCCCGGAGGACGGCGATCTTGTGGCTGAGCCGCAGGACCTCCTCCAGCTCGGCGCTGACGAACAGGACCGCCATGCCGCCGTCGGCGAGCTCGGCGACCAGTTTCTGGATCTCCGCCTTGGCGCCGACGTCGATGCCGCGGGTCGGCTCGTCGATGATGAGCAGCCGCGGCTCGGTGATCAGCCAGCGGGCCAGCAGCACCTTCTGCTGGTTGCCGCCGGACAGGTTGCGCACCGGGCGCTCCGGGTCGGCCGGCCGGATGGACAGCGCCTTGATGTACTTGTCGACGATCTCGTCCTGCTTGCGGCGCGGGATCGGGCGGGTCCAGCCGCGAGAGGCCTGCAGCGCCAGGATGATGTTCTCCCGGACGCTGAGGTCGCCGATGATGCCCTCGGTGCGGCGGTTCTCCGAGGAGAAGGCGATCCCCCGCTTCATCGCCACCTGCGGGTCGCGCAACGTGACCGGCTCGCCGTCGATGCTCAGCTCGCCCTGGTCGGCCTTGTCCGCGCCGAAGAGCAGGCGGGCCAGCTCGGTCCGGCCGGAGCCGAGCAGGCCGGCCAGGCCGACCACCTCGCCTCGGTGGATGGTCAGGTCGAACGGGGCGATCGCGCCCGTCCGGCCGACCCCCTTGGCCTCCAGGATCGGGTCGGCGGCGGCCGATTTCGTACGGGAGCGAAGGGCTTGATCCTCAAGCCCCTCCAGCGTGGCCAGCTCCTTGCCGATCATCTTTTCGACCAGTTGGACCTGGGGCAGCTCGGCGGTCTTGTACTCCCCGATCAGCTGACCGTTACGCAGCACGGTGAGCCGGTCGGAGACCTCGTAGACCTGGTCCAGGAAGTGCGACACGAACAGGATCGCCACCCCGTCGGCCTTGAGCCGGCGGATCACCCGGAACAGCTGCTCCACCTCGGAGGCGTCCAGGCTGGACGTGGGCTCGTCGAGGATCAGCACCCGGGCCGAGATGTCGACCGCGCGGGCGATCGCCACCATCTGCTGGATGGCCAGGGAGTAGGTGCTCAGCGGCGCGGACACGTCCACGTCCAGGTCGAGCCGGCTCAGCAGCTCGGCGGCCCGCTTGCGCATCACGCCCCAGCGGATCTTGCCGAACGTCCGGGGCTCACGGCCGATGAAGATGTTCTCCGCGACCGTGAGGTTGGTGCAGAGGTTGACCTCCTGGTAGACGGTGCTGATCCCGGCCTTCTGGGCGGCGAGCGGGCCGGCGATCCGGACCTCCTCGCCGTTCAGCCGGATGTCGCCGCCGTCGATCTCGTAGACGCCGGTGAGCACCTTGATCAGGGTCGACTTGCCGGCGCCGTTCTCGCCCATCAGGGCGTGCACCTCGCCGGGGTACAAACGGAAGTCGACGCCGTCCAGGGCGACGACGCCGGGAAAGACCTTGCGAATGCCGGTCATCTCGAGGACCGGGTTTGTGGCGGGTTCGCCCATCATGAACTCCGTTCCGCGCGGAGCGGACCACCCCGGGCTGCCGGGGTGGTCCGCACCTGCTCAACTCAGTACTTGCGGTCCGGCAGGGCGGCCTTGGCCTGCTCCTGGGTGAACGTCGTCTCCTCGGTGAGGATCCGCGGCTCGACGGTCTCGCCGGCCTTGACCTTCTTGGCGAGATCCATCAGCTGCGGGCCGAGGAGCGGGCTGCACTCCACGATGTAGTTGATCTTGCCTTCGGACAGCGCGGTCATGCCGTCCTTGACCGCGTCGACCGTGATGATCTTGATGTCGGTGCCGGGCTTCTTGCCGGCCGCCTCGATCGCCTCGATGGCGCCCAGACCCATGTCGTCGTTGTGCGCGTAGAGCACGTCGATCTTCGGGGTGGACTGGAGGATGCCCTCCATCACCGTCTTGCCCTCGGCCCGGGTGAAGTTGCCGGACTGCGACTTGACGACCTTGATGTTCGGGTTGGCCGTGATGGCCTCGTCGAAGCCCTTCTTGCGGTCGATCGCGGGCGCGGCGCCGACGGTGCCCTCCAGCTCGACGACGTTGACCGGGTCGGTCTTGCCCTCGTACTGCTTGACCAGCCAGTCGCCGGCTTCCTTGCCCTCCTTGACGAAGTCCGAGCCGAGGAAGGTCTTGTAGAGCGACTTGTCCTGCGAGTCCACCGCGCGGTCGGTCAGGATCACCGGGATGTCGGCGTCCTTGGCCTCCTTGAGCACCGCGTCCCAGCCGGACGTGACCACCGGCGAGAACGCGATGACGTCGACCTTCTGGGTGATGAAGCTGCGGATCGCCTCGATCTGCTTCTCCTGCTTGCCCTGGGCGTCGGAGAACTTCAACTCGTATCCGGCGGCCGCGGCCGCTTCCTGGATCGACTTGGTGTTGGCAGTACGCCAACCGCTCTCCGCACCGACCTGGGAGAAGCCCAGGACGAGCTTGCCGTCACCCGAGCTGCCCGAGGAGGTGTCATCACTGCCGCCACAACCGGCGAGTGCCGACACGGCCAGCAGGCCCGTCAGCGCTGCCGCCATCATCTTCACGCGCACCATAACCTCCAGATAAACTTGTTACCGTTAACAAACTGGCCAGCACCCACCACGCACGGGCAGGCACGGGGGAGATCTTCAAACCACTGCGACCGGCGTCACAGGTTGCGTTTCGTGAGTGTTACCGTTCTCATCGTGCTCGTCAAGAGATCACGATCGTTGTTTCAGGCAGATTGCAAAGACGGCGATGTCACGCATGGCCATCACGCGGTCACCTGGTAGACATCGTCCAATGCCGACCTCAGACCCGGCGCCGGACATCGAACCGGCTGCCCAGATGCCCTTGACCGCCCCTCGGCCGCGATCCGGCAAGGTGCGGGGCAGCGTCATGCGCGACGTCGCGAAGCTGGCCGGCGTGTCCCACCAAACCGTCTCGCGGGTGATCAACGATCATCCCAACGTTCGGGCCGAGACCCGGGA encodes:
- a CDS encoding ABC transporter permease, with the protein product MTILKNRLFWPAAILLALLIVNVFTSNQFITLQDGHLFGTLIDILRGSAPLILVALGMTLVISTGGIDLSVGSVMAISGAVACLLIKDLGNQNAVGSVLLIMAIAIAVSAVLGLWNGALVAIVGVQPIIATLILMVAGRGLAQLVTDGQIINVQSGPYATIATGFFLTLPVAFLIAMAAVALITVLTRRTALGLLLESVGGSPSASRLAGIRAKRITVMVYVVCGAFAGLAGLIYSANIKSADSIYAGNLIELDAILAVVIGGTALIGGRFSILGTVLGAILIQTLQVTVVSIGVPSKATLLFKAVVVVVLCLSQSATFREKVFGRFKVRASARTEVPA
- a CDS encoding sugar ABC transporter ATP-binding protein; the encoded protein is MGEPATNPVLEMTGIRKVFPGVVALDGVDFRLYPGEVHALMGENGAGKSTLIKVLTGVYEIDGGDIRLNGEEVRIAGPLAAQKAGISTVYQEVNLCTNLTVAENIFIGREPRTFGKIRWGVMRKRAAELLSRLDLDVDVSAPLSTYSLAIQQMVAIARAVDISARVLILDEPTSSLDASEVEQLFRVIRRLKADGVAILFVSHFLDQVYEVSDRLTVLRNGQLIGEYKTAELPQVQLVEKMIGKELATLEGLEDQALRSRTKSAAADPILEAKGVGRTGAIAPFDLTIHRGEVVGLAGLLGSGRTELARLLFGADKADQGELSIDGEPVTLRDPQVAMKRGIAFSSENRRTEGIIGDLSVRENIILALQASRGWTRPIPRRKQDEIVDKYIKALSIRPADPERPVRNLSGGNQQKVLLARWLITEPRLLIIDEPTRGIDVGAKAEIQKLVAELADGGMAVLFVSAELEEVLRLSHKIAVLRDRRLVEELDNNAGVDADRIMQTIASGQTASGATS
- a CDS encoding ABC transporter substrate-binding protein, with translation MVRVKMMAAALTGLLAVSALAGCGGSDDTSSGSSGDGKLVLGFSQVGAESGWRTANTKSIQEAAAAAGYELKFSDAQGKQEKQIEAIRSFITQKVDVIAFSPVVTSGWDAVLKEAKDADIPVILTDRAVDSQDKSLYKTFLGSDFVKEGKEAGDWLVKQYEGKTDPVNVVELEGTVGAAPAIDRKKGFDEAITANPNIKVVKSQSGNFTRAEGKTVMEGILQSTPKIDVLYAHNDDMGLGAIEAIEAAGKKPGTDIKIITVDAVKDGMTALSEGKINYIVECSPLLGPQLMDLAKKVKAGETVEPRILTEETTFTQEQAKAALPDRKY